In the genome of Neovison vison isolate M4711 chromosome 4, ASM_NN_V1, whole genome shotgun sequence, the window cctctcctgcagTGGGCTCCGTGCTGGCTCTGATGGTGTACACCATCCTGTTCCTCAAGCTCTTCTCCTACCGCGATGTCAACCTGTGGTGCCGAGAACGAAGGGCCAAGGCCAGGGCCAAGGCTGGTGAGGggctgcccagggctggggcCGCAGAGCTCGTGCCCCCTGCCTCGGGGCCAGACTTGGGCAGCAGCGGGGCCTCACCCGCCCCCCTCGCTTGAAGCTTCCGCAGGTAAGAAGGCCAACGGGGGAGCTGCCCCGCGCACCGTGAGCTACCCGGACAACCTGACCTATCGTGGTgaggcccccccccccgggacttGGCCGGAGGGCAGTGGCGCAGGGACAGCAGGGCGCGGCCTGGCCGGTGCTAGCCCCAGCCTCCTGTTGCAGATCTGTACTACTTCCTCTTTGCCCCGACTCTGTGCTATGAGCTCAACTTCCCCCGCTCGCCCCGAATCCGAAAGCGCTTCCTGCTGCGGCGGCTCCTGGAGATGGTGAGGATGGCCacggggaaggggatgggggtaGGCCGGGGggctgcctggggctggaggggctcagcctgctcctctctgcttcctccctcagCTGTTTCTGACTCAGCTCCAGGTGGGGCTGATCCAGCAGGTacgccgggccgggccgggccgggccgggccgggccgggccgggcagggcagggcagggccgggCAGGACTGGGCAGGGCCGGGCAGGGCCGGGCAGGGCCGGAGTGGGGAGCCGGGACGATGGCCCCAGTTGCTTACGCTGTGCCCCCCTCTGCAGTGGATGgtccccaccatccagaactccaTGAAGCCTTTCAAGGTGAGCGCTCAGTTCCCCCgggctggggtggagggcaggtgggGAGCCGCCCGGGGAGCCCGctgagctctgtctctgcaggacATGGATTATTCCCGCATCATCGAGCGCCTCCTGAAGCTGGCGGTGAGCGGCCTGGGGGAGCGGGGGCAGCGGGAGCCGGCGGGGGCGTCTCTCAACCCggccctgcctccccctgcaGGTCCCCAATCACCTCATCTGGCTCATCTTCTTCTACTGGTTCTTTCACTCCTGCATGAACGCCGTGGCTGAGCTCATGCAGTTCGGAGACCGGGAGTTCTACCGGGACTGGTGGTGGGTGGCCCCGGGGGTGCGGCTGGGGTGGGCGGCGTCCGGCCCCCAGCCGCTCACCCGCTGCTCTCCACCCCCAGGAACTCGGAGTCCGTCACCTACTTCTGGCAGAACTGGAACATCCCTGTGCACAAATGGTGCCTCAGGTGGGCGCGGGCGAGGGGTGGCGGTGGGGGCGGACGCGGGCAGCTGTGCAGGCCGGCCcagccccggcccccggcccccggcccacGGCCCCCTCCCTCTGCAGACACTTCTACAAGCCCATGCTTCGCCGGGGCAGCAGCAAGTGGCTGGCCAGAACCGGGGTGTTCTTTGCCTCGGCTTTCTTCCACGAGGTGAGTGCGCTGCAGGCACGCCCAGCTCCCGGCCCCGTGCCCCAGCACGGACCGCGTGTGCGGCCCCCGCTTCAGCCAGTTCTGGCCCTGTCCCCCAGGCGCGTGCAGCCCGTCACTCCGGTCACCCCTATCCCTGTCCCCGGGGGTGTGTGCAGCCCCTGTGATCCCGGTCAGCCCCGTCCCTGGCCCCCTGGGTGCGTGTGGCCGTGGCGCTGGCTGACACCCGTCGCCCCCCTGCAGTACCTGGTGAGCGTGCCTCTGCACATGTTCCGCCTCTGGGCCTTCACAGGCATGATGGCGCAGGTGAGCGTGCCCcatgcccccgccccccgcggccCTGGGCCCCTCCTTGGGTCCTACGTGGCGGCCGGCTGACCTGGGCCCGCGTCTCCAGATCCCCCTGGCCTGGCTGGTGAGCCGCTTCTTCCAGGGCAACTACGGCAACGCGGCCGTGTGGCTGACGCTGATCATCGGGCAGCCGGTGGCCGTGCTCATGTACGTCCACGACTACTACGTGCTCCACTACGAGGCCCCCGTGGCCGGGGCCTGAGCTCCTCCACGGCCGGGCCTGTGGCCGCCGCCTCCCGCCTCACTGCCCATGGCCGGAGCCCGCCCTCCCACCTGTGTGCCGGGGAGGGGGCCTGGCCATCCGGAGGGCTTCTCTGCCCCTATGGGGCTCCTTCCCGCCCTACTCAGGGCCGGCAGCCCAGTGTCCCAGGAACCTGTGCCGACCCTGCCCAGGGGTCCGAGGGGATCAATAAAGTGCTGTCCGGAGTGGCGCCCTCAGCCTGCGGGGATCGTGGGGTGCTAGTGGCgctctcgggggtggggggctcggaGTCCCACTGACCTTCCGGTGCCCGTGCCCtcgcggggcgggggggcgctgTGTCCTGGCTGGAGGGGCGGGAGCAAAGCCACAGTGCCCCGGAGGCCGACTCCTCCTCCCCGGCCCTCATCTCTACCGCAGGCGGCAACCCCCACCGCCCAGCAGGACCTGGCTGAGGTCACATGTCCTGTCCTGTCACTGCCCTTGTTAACCTGGCGTGTGTGCTCgttgtcggggtggggggggggcagctcaGAGCTCTGTGGTCCCTGTGCTGGGGCCCTGGAAGAAGACGGTGCCGAAGGACTTCCCAGCAGGGGACCTTGGCTCGGGGCACAGGCTGGAGGTCCGGAGTGTGCCCGAGGGCCAAGAATCAGAGCCAGTGGCTGGCCTGGCGGCACCGCGTGCTGGTGCCATTCTTAGGCTGTGATGCTCATGGTGGCTGAGTCCCCGGATCCTTGGGGGGAGGCAGGTGGCCTGGCCTGACCCATAACCTTGGTCTTCCTCCTGAGCACGTCCATGCAAAGGCTCGAACGCCagctctctgcccctgcctgacACCCAGGAGGGACTCTCAGGTGCCCTGGCTTGGAGCCCCGCACTCGGCAGCTCCCGTGCACGCCTGAGCGCGGCCCTCAGGACGCTGTGCTCCCAGCCGGTGGGGGGCAGCCCGACGGGGGGCAGCCCGGAGCCCGTTCCCACCTGACTTGGTGTTAGGCTCTATCAAAGACCCCGAGGCCATGTCTGGCTCCATGGGCCCCAGTCACAGACATGGTCTGACGAGGCAGGTGAGGGGGTGCCCGGGCAGTGGCCTCGAGGGCCATGCTGCCCCCCCCGCCTCGAATCTGCCCAGCCTCACGTCCCCACCACCTCTCGCTGTGACGGCGGCAGGGGTAGAGGGTCTCCCTGGGccctgctggggctggggagcgGGGAGTGGGTGGGCGCCTGGGCACAGGGCACCCGGTGGGCCACTCTGCTCTCCCccgtccccacccctcccctgctcccaaaCCGGCCAGTGCCTCGAGAAAGAGTGACAAGCAGGGTTGTGCGGCCGCCCGCGCTCCCCCAGTCCCCTCGTGGGGAGGTCTTGGGAAGGGCGTTCCTGTGGGTCCGTCCCACTGCCCCCTTCCAGGTCCTCGAATAAAGAATTGTGAGCACACACACGGGTCCTGTGGAGTCCGGTGCGCACGGCTAGGCTCTGACCATCGACTTCCCTCTGAGGGGGCCACCACGGCCCAGACCTCCAGCCCCCTTCCCGGTCCCATGTCCCCGGGGCCCACCCTGGGGGGTGGCGGGAGGAAACAGACGCAGGAGGCCACAGCGTAGAGTCTGTCGTTTATAGGTCTCTGCCAGTctcgtccgtccgtccgtccgtccgtccgtgtgtgtgtatctctacTGAGGAGGTGAGGGAGACTCGTAAAAATCCCAAATCCAATCCTGACTGAGCACGAGCCGTCAGTCCCCGTGTGGCCGTAAGCCTCAAGCAGGCCGTGGCACAGGGCTGGGGCCCTTGCTGCTGACCGGGGTCCACGCCTCGCCCCTCGGCCGGCCTTCCTCCTGGGGCCTCTAGGAGACAGTGGGGTCCTTGGCTTTGGGGGGCTCGGAGCCCGCCAGCAGGGAGATGGTGGGGTCATCTGTGTAGTCGTCCCCCTCCGAGAAGTAGGAGCCCTCCCCCAGCTCGAAGAGCACGGGCAGGTCGCTGCTCCCCATCTCCACGGAGCCCGGGTCCACCAGGAACAGGGGTTGCGCCGTGTAGTGCACCAGCTGCTtccctgggggcggggcggggtcagGGCACAGCCGGAGGGcacgggggccggggggggggggggggggggggcggcggtagggcgggggttgggggctcCGCTCACCTGAGTCCGGGCTGCTGTTCTCCGCCTCAAGGGGCCTGGGCGGCTCCTGGGGGGAGAGAAGCTCCTGGATCTGCCGGGACAGGAGGGGGTGGAGTGAGGgctccccgccgccgcccccccagcccccacgccTCTGCTGTCCCCGCCCTGCCTACGCACGCTGGCCAGGCTGCTGTCCAGGTCAGGCAGGCTCATGTCGGGCACGGTCACCGAGGGGCTGAACAGCTGCGGGGAAGGGAGGGCGGTCAGGCTGCGCCAGGGGCCGGgcgcgggtgggggcagggcagggcggcGCTCACGTCCAGCAGCGCGCTCGTGTCCACGCTGAAGCCGTGGCTCGTCAGCATGGTCTGCAGGCTGTCCAGGTTGGAGTCCATGGCGTCCAGGTGCTCACTGAGCTCGGTCCTGGCCAGAGCGGGCGGGGCGGGTCAAGCGGAgctccaggcacccccaggcagATGCCTGCCCGCCGGTGCCCACACACACCAGcccgggggtggggtgaggggggctGCCCTCAGCTGCACGCCCCCCGACCCGGGCCCCTGTCACGCCCTCCCTGGTGTGGGCCGGGGGCAGGCGTATGGGAGGGTAGCTGAGGCCACACGGGCTGGGCCAAGATGGCAGGAGGGCCCAGGAGGGGCTCAGTGCTCAGGATGGCTGGGGGCAGTTTTTCAGGCTTGACGAGGTCTTGCCTTTACACTGCAAGACCCCAGGGACGGGGCGAGGAAACCGTGGGCAGGCTATGGAGGGCTGGTCTCTGCCCTGGTGCATGCTGGGAAGGAGGCGTGGGTCTGAAGGCGGTGGCCAGGAAGGTCCCGGGCCACCTGGTGGACCTGTGCTAGAGGACGGTGGCCTGGCTGGTCCTGGGAGGTGTCCATGGGGCCCAGCCCCGCCCTGAGAGGAAGTGGGTCAGCACAGCAGCTGGGACTCTGGCCGCATGGGTGGCAGCTGCCAGGCTGGGAGCCCCAGTTCTGTCGGTCAGTGACCTGGGGCACTGGCTTGGGCCCCAGAGCCTGGGGTGGGTGGCGGGCTGCCCCCTGCTGCAGAAGGCCCGGGACACCTGTTCACCAGGCAGGGCCAAGTGCTCACGGCCAGGCCAGGGTCTGGTccgaggctggggaggggcctgagCTCTGGCggagccctcctccctccccagtggGGACGGCGCTAACCCTGGCTGGACTCGGCCatgcagagaggaggggcaggggaagaggcgGGCGACCCCAGACATCTGTGGAGCGCGAGCCAAACTGCAAGATACAAAGACAAGAGCCCCCCGATTGCAGGTGGGGGCCGGTGGACTCCGTGCCCCCCGCCCTTGCTCGCCTGGCCTCTGGG includes:
- the DGAT1 gene encoding diacylglycerol O-acyltransferase 1, producing the protein MGDRGGAGGSRRRRTGSRPSSQGGGGPAAAEEVRDVGPAGDAPASAPAPDKDENGGSDVGSGHWDLRCHRLQDSLFSSDSGFSNYRGILNWCVVMLILSNARLFLENLIKYGILVDPIQVVSLFLKDPYSWPALCLVIVANVFAVAAFQVEKRLAVGALTEQAGLLLHVVNLATILCFPAAVALLLESITPVGSVLALMVYTILFLKLFSYRDVNLWCRERRAKARAKAASAGKKANGGAAPRTVSYPDNLTYRDLYYFLFAPTLCYELNFPRSPRIRKRFLLRRLLEMLFLTQLQVGLIQQWMVPTIQNSMKPFKDMDYSRIIERLLKLAVPNHLIWLIFFYWFFHSCMNAVAELMQFGDREFYRDWWNSESVTYFWQNWNIPVHKWCLRHFYKPMLRRGSSKWLARTGVFFASAFFHEYLVSVPLHMFRLWAFTGMMAQIPLAWLVSRFFQGNYGNAAVWLTLIIGQPVAVLMYVHDYYVLHYEAPVAGA